The stretch of DNA TTATTGATATGTTAGGTGTGAGACAGGGCTTTAACAAGGCAATGTTGCTATCATTTACTACCTTTTTGTTAGTGAGTCATGCAGCAATTGCTAAAGCAAATAATGCTCCTCAAGCGTTACGTTCTGATGTTAAAGTACGCAACATTATGTATACTTTAGCAGCATCTCCTTCAGTGCGAATTGCTAAAGATCCTAGAAATAATCAGCTTTATTATTTAAAGCGAAATGGTGAAATATATCGAGTTAATTTAGCTACTTCCCAAAGCCAACTTGTTTATAGCCGTAAAGATCATCAATTAAGTGACACTCAAGGAATGGCAATTGGGCGAGATGGTGCTATCTATTTAGTAGGAAATACGAATTTAACTAACAGCTTGACAAAAGCAACAATTGTTAAAGGTGTAGTGTCTGGTACTGGCGATCGCGTATGGTCAATTTTAGCGGAAACAGCAGGATACCCTAAAAGCAATACAGCATACGACCATGGTTTTAATGGTATTGTTGTTGGTCCTGCAAACAAATATATCTACGTAAATAGTGGTTCTCGGACTGATCATGGAGAAATCCAATCTGCTAATGGACAATTTCCTAACACTCGTGAAGTAGGATTAACAACCTGCATCTTTCGCCTGCCTGCGAATGGTAAAAATATTTTCCTCCCGAATAATCGACAAATTTTAAAATCAAAAGGCTACGTTTTTGCCGAAGGTATCCGCAATACATTTGATATGGCTTTTGCTCCTAATGGAGATTTATTCGGTGCAGAAAATGGTCCAGATCGCGATATGCCAGAAGAATTAAACTGGCTACGTCAAGGTCATCATTATGGTTTTCCTTGGCGGATAGGAGGAGCAGATAATCCTCAACAATTTCCTAATTATAATCCTAGTAAAGATCGCTTGTTAAATCCTGTTTTTCATGCAGTTAAGCGAGGTTTTTATCATAACGATCCGACTTTTCCCAAAAAACCTAATAGAACTTTGACAGAACCCATTCCTAATTTTGGTCCTCATGCAGATAGTTTTCGCGACCCTCAAGATGGAAAAGTTAAAGATGCTAGCAATTTAGGAAGATCGCTGAGTACTTTCACAGCTCATCGTTCTCCTTTAGGATTAGTTTTTGATACTCAAAAGGCGCTGAGTTCTGAGTTTCAAGGCAACGGTTTTATGTTGAGTTGGACAAAAGGCGGTGCTCATAACGTTTCTGGTTATGGTCCTTTTAGAGACTCTAGTGCAGATTTACTTCATTTGAAGTTGACAAAAATAGGAAATACAAACTATAAACTAAGTGCTAGAAGAATTGTAAGCTCTTTTCAAAATCCAATTGATGCTGAAATTATCGGCAACAAAATTTATGTTTTAGAATACGGTGGAAGTCAAGGAATTTGGGAGATTACTTTACCAGCAAAAAAATGAAAAGACTTTTGAGTTTAGCCGTCTTGCTGTAAATGAGATAAGATGACATCATAAATATCTACCGCGTCTAAAGAAGTTGATGGTAGTAAGTTAGTTGCATGAGTGGCTAATAGTGGTGCTTCATCAGTAGATTTGGGAAGTCGTCCGTGCGAACCTTTAACTAAAGAAGCGTCTAAAGGAATAATATCCATCAAGGTACGAAATCCGAGTTGTTTTTGTAGCAAAATTTTTGCAACTTTCAACTGTTGCCAGCGAATTGTTGGATCGACAAATAATTCTACAGGATCGTAGCCGGGTTTGCGGTGAATATCGACCGTACGAGCAAAGTCTGGAGCTTTGTTGTCATCGAGCCAATAGTAATAAGTAAACCACGCATCAGGGGCAGCAACAGCAACTAATTCACCAGAACGTGGATGATTTAAATGATACGCTGCTTTACCTTCTGCACCTAAAACAAAATCAACTCCTGGTACTTGTTCGATTAGTTGTTGTAAGTCTGCAATTTTGGTGCGATCGCTAATATAAATATGCGCAATTTGGTGATCGGCAACGGCGAAAGCTGTACTTGCGCCTGGAGCTAAAAGTTCTCTGCCAAGTTCTTCGCGAATAGCTAAATAACCATGTTCGCGCAAAACTCGATTTAAGGAAACAGCGCGGTTTACA from Chroococcidiopsis sp. TS-821 encodes:
- a CDS encoding sorbosone dehydrogenase family protein — translated: MLLSFTTFLLVSHAAIAKANNAPQALRSDVKVRNIMYTLAASPSVRIAKDPRNNQLYYLKRNGEIYRVNLATSQSQLVYSRKDHQLSDTQGMAIGRDGAIYLVGNTNLTNSLTKATIVKGVVSGTGDRVWSILAETAGYPKSNTAYDHGFNGIVVGPANKYIYVNSGSRTDHGEIQSANGQFPNTREVGLTTCIFRLPANGKNIFLPNNRQILKSKGYVFAEGIRNTFDMAFAPNGDLFGAENGPDRDMPEELNWLRQGHHYGFPWRIGGADNPQQFPNYNPSKDRLLNPVFHAVKRGFYHNDPTFPKKPNRTLTEPIPNFGPHADSFRDPQDGKVKDASNLGRSLSTFTAHRSPLGLVFDTQKALSSEFQGNGFMLSWTKGGAHNVSGYGPFRDSSADLLHLKLTKIGNTNYKLSARRIVSSFQNPIDAEIIGNKIYVLEYGGSQGIWEITLPAKK